The genomic window CCCTTGGCGTTTCTGCTTTAACCTCTCCAACTCCTGCTTAATCAGCTCTTCCCGATGAATCTTGCTCAATTCCGCTTCTACATTATCCCTTTCCTCTAATTCTTCCAGGGCACCCATTTCAATTAGTTCATCCATGGCCGATACCTTTGCCTTTTTTTCTTTAATCCTTTTTTCAGCCCTTTCTATCCTGCCTTTTATGTCATTCATTTCACTGGATATACCGGTCAGGGCTTCTTTTACCGCCATTTGGGCTTCAGCAGCCCTGTTCATAGCAATTAATTCCTGTTTTTTCGTCTCCAGCTCGGATAATTCCGATTCAAGGTGTTCCTTGTTTTTTTGAATAATACTCTGTTTCTCACTTAACTCCTCTATCTGCCGTGAGAGTCTTTCCTTTTCTTCGACAAGATTTTGTTTCTTTTCCAGAGCGGCTCTGGCCAGGTCCTCACGATTTGAAGCGACTGCCAGCTCTGCCTGGTTTTCCGCAATCTGAATCTTGCCCTGAATGTCTTCAAGCTCGTTCTCCAGACCTTTTTTGACCGTGGTAATGTCAACAAGCGACTTTTTTATTTTATTTAGCTGCTCCTTCATTTCAACGATGGAATAATTCAGAGTTTCTTCCGGATTTTCCAATTCGTTCAAAACTGTATTGGCTTTAGCTTTAAATATATTGGCCACTCTGCTAAAAATACCCATAGCATATCCCTCCTATCTTTGTTTGATTTTTCATTTCTAATTGCATTATACAAGGCGATTTTGAAGAAAATATGAAGCTTGGACTTACTATATTGATCGGAATAATACTATATATTTTAAGCAAGTAAAGAGGTACGTATTGAACCAATTACTTGAATGATTCGATATCTGGAAATAACTCCTGCCATTAAAAGAAGCACCATAAGGTGCTTCCAGCTTGTAGACAAAAACCGCTTTTAGAACGCACAACCTAAAAGCGGTTTTTTATTTGAAGCAAAAAATTTTAAAATCATAAAGAAAAATGAATGCAAAGCAGGGGCTGCCGGTGGAAACATCCCACGTTTTCTCTTCCACATGGCCAGCTTTTTTAAATTCATGCATGCGAAAAGAAGCGTGAGATAATGTCCTACTTTGCTCAAGCCTCTTAGATTCGTATAACGCATACCATGCTTTTCTTTGGCATCGGCAAATACCCGCTCGATGGTCTGGCAGCGCATCTTGTATAATTCTTTGCCTAATTCGGTGTGCCTTATATCTTCTGCTATTTCCACATAGTGCTCCCATATGTGCCGGGTTACCACTTTCGTGTAGTTTTTGCTCTGTGTGCATCTCAAACGCATGGGGCATTCCCGGCATATTTGTGGATCGCTCTTGTATTCCCGGTATCCTGACCGGTTGGTGGTGCTGTATTTTAATACTTGGTTGTTAGGGCATATGTAGCAGTCATAATATTCGTCATATACGTATTCTCTCTTTTTAAAGTAGCCATCTTTGGTCATTGGCCTTTTATATGGCATGACAGGAAGTATTTCCGCTTCAATGATTTCTCTGCATATGCCGGGGGTCTTGTAGCCTGCATCAACCACTACTGCTTTTATTTCGGGAAATTTATCGTTTACTTCTTGAAAAAGATCGGAGAATACCTGGCTGTCGTGTACATTTCCAGGTGCTATTTTGAAGCCAAGGATGAAGTTGTTGCGGTCGCAGGCTACAGAAGCCGTGTAGGCAAAGCAGCGCTCTTTTTCTCCTTTTTGGAATATGCCGCTTTCAGGATCGGTGGTGCTTATCTTTACTCGTTTTCCGTTGGTGGAGCTGTTTCCTCCTTCGGCATCGCCGCTAGCTTCATCGTCATCTTCTTCAAACGGTTCTTTGCCGTTGGCTTCTCTTTCGGCGTTGATTTCTTTTAAAAGTTCTTTCTTGTATTTTGTACCTGCTTTTTTGCAACTTTCTCTATGTATTTATTCTTATTGGCACTGGCTTTTATGTGGGTGGCATCGATAAATACCGCGTCTTCTTTGATAAACCCGCACTCTATGGCTTCTTTTAATATTCGTT from Biomaibacter acetigenes includes these protein-coding regions:
- a CDS encoding PspA/IM30 family protein, which translates into the protein MGIFSRVANIFKAKANTVLNELENPEETLNYSIVEMKEQLNKIKKSLVDITTVKKGLENELEDIQGKIQIAENQAELAVASNREDLARAALEKKQNLVEEKERLSRQIEELSEKQSIIQKNKEHLESELSELETKKQELIAMNRAAEAQMAVKEALTGISSEMNDIKGRIERAEKRIKEKKAKVSAMDELIEMGALEELEERDNVEAELSKIHREELIKQELERLKQKRQGRNE